The DNA window GTTCTATGCGGGTTGTTGTACGGTGGAGCGGGGTTGAGTAGAGCAAAAATCCGCCCCTACCCGCCATGTTGCCACCCCTGACCCTATCCACCTCCAATAGTCGTGTTTCTTTCAGTCATATTTTGAGTATGTTTTTGACGTTTTCATCCATCACAGATCCTACCACTCTCTTCACTGTATCATTTAGAGTGGGCGACCAAAATTTCACCTTCTGTTGCCGGATGTTTTGGCATGTGCTACTGAAGGTGCTTCTGCTGTCCACCACCACCTTAATTTCCACCCGCAATGTTTTCACCCTTTTTGGTCATCTTTTCTGCGTCTTTTTTCACCACCGACAACACCATGATGCTTTTCTCTTTGTCGTGAGTCAAATGGACCAAACCCCACCACCATAGGAGCTTTCATGTGTTGCCACGCGCTTTCCAAAGCGGTTATCACTATCACTCAAACTTACATATTCATATTCAATCTCCAGAGTTAGATTTGCTTCCATCTCAATGGTCAAGATTGGAGACCCGTTGCTGTGACTTGCCCCTCTAACCGACTCGACACGCAACTCGTATATCTACCCGACCCGTTTTTGTGTGGACCGCACGTTGATTAGGGCTAAGTCAGCTATTAACGTGTCTCACACATCTTTTTAGGTGTTAACATGTGGTTTCCATGCTATTGATATAGCAGTTGGTGTGTTTGCTGAAGTGTACCACTGGGGactccttttaagattttttgtgtcttcttttttattttatcctctATTCTTACAATTTTTGTCCTAATTTTGCTATTTTGACATTTTCAAGATATGTTTACAATTCTCGTGGAGAAACCAGTTGTTTTTCAACTATTCCGTTTGTACTATACTTTTCGGCTACTCACCACCTTTCAAATAATTCGTCATCTTTTTGATAGTTTGCTACCACTTCTGCAGTTTTTTGGTAATTCGTCATCTTGCCAACAATTTGCCATCTATTTGGCAGTTTTCTAGTAGTTCGCCATCTCTTTTATAGATCTCCAATTTTTTTGGTAGTTTATCACTCTTTTGCCAGTTTTATCTGCACTTCATTTTAGCAGTTCTATCTATATTCATTCTGTCAGTTACTGCATTTTTTATTCTgttgtttttaataaattttaaatttaagttgtcatttgaatttgataaaaaatgtTAGAACATATTAGGATCAATGAgcattatttaacatatctatatatttattaaagggTAAAGTACTTAATTGGTCCCCTACGTTTGGGCAAAATCCTGTTTTGATCCTTAAGATTTAAAGTGttctatttgaatccaaaaattttttatttaacttcaaTGTAGTCCATCGTGatgtcaaagttaaataattaaggGAATGTCCTACATAACAGCATTACAAAAACAAAGTCGATAATTTGGAGAACAAGTACAAATTTCAGAGGCACAACATCAACCATGaatgcatcaatacatttatttatcattctctttagttctatagaaaataattcatttaaattgtaagaagaataataaataaatgtattgatacaTCCACAGTTGATTTTGTACCTCTAGAGCTTGTACTTATTTCCCTGATTATCGACCTTATTCTTATACTGTTGTCGTGCAGGATAttccattaattatttaattttgatctcAGGATGGGACTAcattgaaactaaataaaagatttttggattcaaataggaTATTTTAAATGTAGTCCCTGAGGTACTTTACGCCCAAATATAAAggaccaatttaatactttaccatttattataagatattatatttttactattttaattatctttgtaCTTATAAATACCGTTATATATTGTATCATATCACACAATTTAgatatacataaatttttttttattattctctctaatctttctaataaaaatattgtaattTTATAGTAGCGTACTATACTTGTAATAGATGGGAGAAAAGTAATTTTGAACATTGATTTTCAAACATTGGTGCGAAAACACGCCTTTTACTTTGACATATTTATGAGGTGAGCATTTATTGCACATGGAATATAGGTGTTGTTTCTGAGAATGCTTTCACTTATGTACTACTTTTGATGTGATATGTTTACTTAGATTTTGTTTAAGGTTATTTTACTCTTTCTGAGGTACCGATTTCATTTAGTTTGCttatattactataaaaaaattttttgttagtaCATTACACATTTGAGTAaacattaaatagaaaataataaaattattaaattatatttaaatttattaattattaaaaggattaaatatttttttcgtccCTAAAATTTGACATGAAAATTNNNNNNNNNNNNNNNNNNNNNNNNNNNNNNNNNNNNNNNNNNNNNNNNNNNNNNNNNNNNNNNNNNNNNNNNNNNNNNNNNNNNNNNNNNNNNNNNNNNNNNNNNNNNNNNNNNNNNNNNNNNNNNNNNNNNNNNNNNNNNNNNNNNNNNNNNNNNNNNNNNNNNNNNNNNNNNNNNNNCTTGTTCTCTCCCCATCCCGTTCTCCATCCTTCACACCCTTACCATTAACAACAGTAACAACCAAAAATCTTCTACCTACAAACTAAATTTAATATCAGTAACAACCAAATTCAACCAcaacaaattcagcaatttcagcaacaacaaccacaaaataaatcagtaaaaattttacatttaaCAATAATTCAACAATCATCAACCGCAACTTTAGATCCAAAATTAAcaacagaaataaaaaaagataaaattgatgtttattttcttcaaaaataaaaaagaaagaacaaaaagagGAGAAAAGAAGTGACGGTGCCGGATCCTACTGCTGCTGGCACTGTGGCAGCAGTAGTTTATGGAACTCGACCCCGATCTTGATTTTACATTTAACCCTTATTATAACTTAATCTAAGATATTATGGAGCTAATATTAAATGATGAGCATGAGTATATGTCTATTGTGACAAAGATGAAGATATTTAAATGGATGAGCATCTAAATATGTATGAACAGAATAAGGAATAAGAATATAACAAAAATGATAGATTTTCATCTCAGTTGACTTGAAAATATGAGAAGATCAAtagattatttaattaaaaaagtagATCAAATAAAAGGAtgcataataaataatagagaaaagcttaaaaaaaattgtacaaGAAATAATCAAAAGAGATATGTAAACCGTTTCGAtctaaatataatatatgataGAATACAAAAGTATTATTTAATACACGTAGCCAACTATTTTTAGTGAGATCAGGTTTAATTGTTGTTTAATGATAACAAATATTTATTGTTTCTTTTAATCACCGACTCTCCTATTCTCATTTAGTCATCCacttttaaacttttatttttgaatatataCACATTCTGGTCTTTAAAGAATTTTAAACCAGACATTTTAGtctttaactaaaattaattattcaattggTTTCTAACAATTAATTCTATCAGTCACTTAGGTTATTGGTTCCGCCAACTCTAACGGAAGACAAAATGGTCCCTAACAACTCTAATAGGGGAAAAAATTATCCTTGACAACTCTAACAAAAGACAAAATGATCCCTGACCCTTTTATTCAAAAACGACACTAttcttttccaatttttatcatatctcgtATAACTTTAATATTCATACtctccttcttcaccttcacagtcttcttttccatctttttcttcatcctctttagttCCAAGATTAAACCAAGATGTAATTACCACATGTGTTGcacctacctcaacatgtcATGGACCACACACTTCCTAAATCTTTGTGACTAGTACATTCACTTCCTTTGCACTTCACCCACCAGAAGCATCCACTTCCACGTCTTCGATAACATCATCTCCAACCCCAACAATGTCCACgacatcctcaagaccaagttccACAACTACCCCAAGGGCACGCCTTTCTCCACTCTCCGACAAAcaatatagattgttggatATTAGGACATCATCAGAAGATTCTCTTTTGACATCATATGcaaattttcatttgaaataGACACCGAGTGCTTCAATCCTTCTTTTCTGGAGTCCAAGTTGGCAGACAGTTTCAACCTCACATCCAAACTATCAGTACAACGAGCAATGTCGCTGTTGCCGCTCATATGGAAACTTAAGCAATTACTGAATATTGGTTCaaagaagaaattaaaggaagcgATCGGAATGGTAGACAATGTGGAGTCATGGAGATAATAGGGTAGAGGAGGAGGGAGATGACAACGACGATGACGAGTCTTAACAAATCAGACTTACTTTCTAGATTCATAGAATCCATCGAAGACGACAAGTAGTTAAGAGACATAGTCATTAGTTTCATGAGTATAAATTGGTCGAAAACAAGTTGGGAATTTTTTTCCTtatgaaaattaaagttatagagtgtgcattgtgtagcttgaagttacagtgttagactgttagtgttatgcgagatatgatggaAATTGGGAGAGAACAGTGTCGTTTCCGAACAGAGGAGATCAAAGACCATTTTGTCCCTTATTAGAGTTGTCAGAGACTATTTTGTCCTCCGTTAGAATTGACGGAGtaaaggacctaagtgactgacTGATGGAGTTAATTGTTAGagaccaatcgagtaattaattttagttggggacTAAAATATCTAGTCTGAaattctttgaggaccaaaatgaATATATACtctttattttgttacaaataatTGTCCTCTTgataaatcaaatataatattagttttttagtGAGAAAGAACACATCAGTAAAGTAGTATAAAATGAATAGTTATTGATATTAAGGATAAATAACTTTGTCATTAAATTCTTAACTTATAAATTcaattcatttcaaatttttcttatcaaaataaacaattaaaaatggacACTTAATTAAAAACAAAGGGAAGAATAACTACTCACTGCTAAAAACCAATTCAATAGCACAATTTTATTTgacattttaatttgttttaaattaaaacatcattttaaatttttgaaaaaaaaaacccttaaaaaagTGCGGATTgataataaaagtataaaaccaCTATAATAACAACGATTTCCGCAAACCGAAAGACACctaaacaacaaaagaaaaaagaaacaataaggaaacaaaattatgatAGCCATGCACGTTATGGTTAATGGACAAAACGATAACACCTTTGCATTTCTCTTTTGATCAAAACGAATCAGGGCCCTGTTggtccctctctctctctctctctctctctctctcaatccTTTTTTGCATTGCGGTTTCTGTTTCTTGCATTGGAAAACATGAAAACGGTAGCCAGTTGATCTTATATTCAATTGAAGAAACCACAAAAATCCGTATGCCCTTTTTCTAAGTTTGCATTTTGGAAATGGTGGATAGGATGGTGAAGAAGGAGGTTGAACAACATGATGAACAAACTGTGACTCTGGGTTTCTATGGAGACGAGCAAGCTCAACGGAGGTTTTCTATAAACATGATGGTTTTCCTttttctctatctctattttctcaaattttgtttttcattgccATGTTTAATAGCATAGGATTTGTTGGGATAACAGGAATCTTCcattattattagttataaGTTAAATTCGTACCTTAAACCATTCAGAAAGCTAAATGTTtgattgaaattaaagtttacATGTTATAAATCTTAGCTATAAAATCTTGCATTAATGCAGCATTGTTTGATAAACTTTTAATCAACGTAATATTTAAATGTATGTAAACATgaattattatctaattatattctTAATGTTCTTTATTTTGAGCAAAAGGTTGAATTGACgaaaatgatattatttaaaaagtttttgaaGGTGTAAGTTTTTCCAATTTTCTTgcctcattattattatttggtgtCTTATAATTTCTTTCACCAAGTTGATGCTAGGATCCTGCTATGCTAGTGTGATATTGATACCTTCTTTGAAGCCGATATatattgcaattttttttttgttcaggaTAAACAAAACAAGGCCACGGATAACAAAAACAAGGTCTTAAACTCTGATATAAAGCCTGtaatatttttatccttttattgttgttattatttaatgtgTTACACTTGAAGATCTTCCTGCTATGAGTTGTTTAATTTGTGTATCTAGCAATGTAGATTACAACAAAATGATAAAGAATATCTAATTACTAGGCAAGCACTCTTTatttgggaaaaaaaaaaagaattggccCAAGTTAGTCTTTCTAAGATATAGGAAACATCAATGCAAAATTTAATAAGTGTTTAGCTACAAAAAAAGTTGTAAGATTTgtgattttgttaaatttagagGAATTATGAGATGATAAAAACTTGGAATTACCCATCCCAAGTAGATCATAATACTGAACAGAGAAGCCATCACAAGGAATTTTAGAGGGATTATGAACTTACTTTCTTGTTGGACAAGACAAGATGCTTGTCTCTGGAAAACCATCTTTAGAGAGAGTTTATAGAagttctagtttttttttattctttttagggtctctttttttttgggtttttaggaCCTTTCACAATAAATTGATTGGTGCTTTACACTGAGAGGACTAAATTGATTAGGGGcaacattttttctttatattttctttgtatTTGAGCAAACACTAACTTCTTGTAATTTGTAAGAATGAATATATGCACTAATTTGCAGCTTTTACTCTACACCAATGTATAATTCATGTGATTGATAGTTCTGTCCTATGTTTCTACAGGTCACAAATGGCGAGGCACAAAAATTTGCAaggttaatattattatatgcaAATTAAGTTATCAAGTTGTTCCATATCTTTTTTGTTTGTCCAATTAAGATTTGATTTTGGGTTGCAGCTCTATGAAGGCTACAACAGCAGAAGCAACATCCTCTCGTGGTGAGGCTAAGTCATCTGCTGTAATTCGAGCAGAAGAGATCCGATCGAGTTTGCAAGGCGAATACCCGAGTTTTGTGAAGTCATTAGTGAGATCACATGTTGCTAGTTGTTTCTGGATGGTAAGCAAAGTTTGGAGGATAAATTAAGAATGTGTTGGAGGCATGCAATAATGTGTGTTATTTTGAATATATGAATATAGGGTCTGCCTGTGGCATTCTGTAAGAAGCACTTGGCAGATAAGGATACAACGATGACTTTGGAAGATGAATATGGCAAAGAATACAAGATGAAGTACATCGCATGCAAAACGGGATTGAGCGCAGGTTGGAGACAGTTTTCTGCTGTGCATAAGTTGCAGGAGGGTGACGTCTTGGTCTTCCAGTTAGTTGAACCTGCCAAGTTTAAGGTCATgcttttcattttcctttttattactttaaaacaattaacttatttctgtaaactaAAAACAATTATTCTTGCAGATTTATATAGTAAGAGCAGATAATTTAAGGGAAGTAGATGGGGCCCTTTCGCTCATGAATCTAGACAGTTATGCAAGACAAAAGCAGAGAGGCAAGCCTTGTTTTGTTTCTCCATGCTTTGGCTTCTTACATTGTATAAAGAGTTTTCACTTTTAAACTCAGGTGTCACTTCAAGTGAAGTTGATAACTGGGAGCCATtagatgatttgattgatttgatcaaatttttatttaacgacTCTCAAGCTATCCAACTTCATAAGagttgttagatgaaaatttagtcaaatcagtcaaatcatctaataactctcaattatcaacttcacgtgaaataaACTGTACATGAGTTTTCACCGTAAATAAAAGCTATTATGCTAACATTCTTTAGTTGGTTCGTTGGTGTTCTCAGAGAAAGAAAACCCAGAGAATGATGCTTTAGATGCTAGTATTACAAAGAAGAAACCCGGAAAATCTGTTGCAATTGACGTCCAAAAGAAAAAGGCATCAAAGCCAGGACATAAATCTGTGCAACCGGCGCAATCCGAAAACGATAGCGAAGAAGCAGTTTCAGAAGTATTTGAAGGGTTTAGAACGCTTGACTTCAAAGATGTCAAAGGATTTGAAAACTTTAGCATCATAGTGGATGGTGTGGTATTAGATGCCGAGTTCTCTACCGAGGTTAGAAACAAATACTACAAACTATGTTATAGCCAACGTGCTTTTCTTCATGAGAACCTCACCAGGGGGTTGAACTATAAGCTAGTTGTTGGAATCATAACGGAGACTGTAAACATTGCGGACGCCATAAAAGTTAGCGTGCTAGCTACGCCACGATTCGACTTCTCGAATTGGGACAAAACCCTGCTTGCCTTTGAGCATATGGGCATGAATGTTGAGTTCTTGAGAGTGAAGTTGCGGCGATTGGTGAGCATTGCATATGAGACTGATGATGCCTTAGAAACTAGGAGATACTTCCAGTATAAAAATCAACACTCAAGAGCAGATGAGGAAATAAAGAATATGGAGTCCAAGCTGGAAGATTTGAAAGGAGCTTGTAAGGATTTTAGTGCTTACATTAAGAGTTTGAAGCAAAAAGCTGAAACTCATCAAAACAAGTTTCAGAAAGAGGTTGCTGCTCCTTGGTGAAACAAACTTGCATTCTTTATGTGGTAGAATAATGTAAATCTTGTTTATATAATGGGATGTTGGCTCATCATTATTTGGCTTGGTTAATTTATTCTATCTATAACTTATATTATGCttcaattttatattataatgcGTACATGCTCTAATGTGAGCGCAAGTTAGTGTACCGTTAATTTTTTATGAGTACACACTAAAATAGTCCTTGCCATTGATTGTACCCGTTAAAATTGTTTTCTAGATTTTAATTGcacaaaaaatatctaaaatatgtTGGTTAATGTGATGTAGGATAATCCTATTGACTCATTTTGACATGTTGACGTGAAGGAGAGTGTGAATTGTTACATATAAGacctaaaaatttatttaggtCATTCTTTAATATTAAACTAGATGACAGAATTTAAATTGTCTGTTAAGTtaaatcaataatcaattttctTCGATTTTAGCTCTAGTTTGGAAACTAAGTTCTTAGCCACATAGTAATTTTTAGGTATATGGTCTATCTTCAGAGTTAGTTCGTTTATTGAGctaatttactaattaaaatattcttagATCTAATTTGTCTCAACTTTAATACTCAACATTCTAAGTTTTAACCGTGCAAGACAATCTAGAATGATTACAATCTTTCTACAATATTTTTGCAACAAATTCTAAGAGATCATAACAATTTTTTAGTAAATGGTCCTCCTTTTGCAAcccaaacaacaacaaaaaaatagaattatgctacgtgtacactaaaatcaaccaccaatataaaatacatgttagatacaaatatatattaaaaataaattaaaccacacatatatttatacataaatatattggtAACTGATTTTAGTGAGTGATTTTAAtacacaaataatttttttgaaaaaaataataaacaaaatagtCACAAACTTGACGATTTCtggacaaaaattaaataaacacaTATTTAAGACATGCTTCCACCGGTGTTAACGTTATTTAGTTATTTGAACTTATGGAACAACAAAGCACGTTGATACACTTGTATTATTCGTTAAAACAAATTATGAGACCAAAAGTGAAATGGAACACATATCTATCGAATATTTGACCATGGTGTCCATATCAAGAGGCTAATCTTTCCAACTCTTATAAGAGAATTGATAAGATGATTCATTTGTTCGTATCATTATAGAATAAAGTATATATGGATTCTACCAAGTAGAAATCATTCTTTATCCTATGATAATGAAATAATTAGCCTCCATATAAATTGATTATCTGATATTGAATTCTAAACACCATAGTGGTTCTTCTAATTCCACTTAATTAAGGCAGTTTGTTGCCACTCATCATCATGGTCATGAACTCATTCAAGTCAATAAAGCCATCACCGTTACCATCCACACCCATCACCATCTTCTTACAATCACTAACGTTACAATTTTCGCCAAGCCTCTTGAGAACTTGGGACAACTCCTCCGCACTAATCTTCCCATCACCATTcaaatcaaacacttggaaagcGCTCTTCATCTCCATCTGCTTCACCTTCTCGTCATCGTTATCCTCCCCCTTAAACATCCCCATGAACTCGTCGAAACCGATGAAGGAATCTTCATCGGTATCGATGGCCTTGAACGAGTTTAAAGCCTCGGCATCACCGAGATTCCAACCCACGGTGATAATCGCCGCTTTGAACTCTTCAAAGGAGATCTTGCCGTCTTTGTTTGCGTCGAATTTGTCGAACACCCATTTTATTTCCTCTTCCTTTGGCTGGAAACTCGAATTGGAGGATGAATTTTTGGGCGGAGAACAAGATTTTTCTAACGAGCTATCGCTTTGAAAATGAAGGAAACTCAAATCTAGAATCTTGAACGGCTACGTCTCATCGTGACTCTTGCGCAGTGTGAGGTGGCTCTTTAGGATTGTTTTctaatcattttatttttatttttatttttatttatttatttatttttttaccataAATAAGAAAACTCGAATTCACGATGAGTATGATTTGAGTTATCATATAGTGGCTTTCTAAACACTTTATTGATAAACAATCATGCtccatataaataaaaaatagtggcCAATCAGTTACCAATCACTTTATGAAAATACGACGATGCTAAATCATCaagttattttaataattaaatttaatcaagctattctaataatttattagcacaatagaaattaattaaaaaagaaagaagaaaaagagggaTTCATTgcaaaataatgcataaaatatAGAGGGATTCgttacaaagaaaagaaaagaaagaaggaagaccGATCCATCGGTACGCTTGCAATATGTACGAGACTATGAGAGCAAATACCTATATaaaagtcacaaaaaaaaactaccaatataaaaatatatatttgattatttatatgaagtatttttaattaacaaatattatatCCATTAATATTTGTACAAACTAGATTGCTCAACGGATGCATGTTTAACTATTTAAAATTCACCAGTAATGAATGAAAAATCAAGAAGATTGTGGTAAATTAATAAGAAGTAATGCTCTCCGAAGGCTGAGAATTTAAAACAATAACAGCGTTAATATTTTTGTCTATGCTAGAATATCATAGAacgtaaaaaatatttttataattataatcttGTCAAATTTCTAACTAATagttaagaaattattagaatttatctGCGATCTTTGTTTTAAGGTAAAGCatcatttttgttttaaacGTTTAGGATAAATACCAATATTATTATGGTAGAAATTCAGGTGCAGttaacttcacgtaaagttgatagttaagagccgttagatgatttgactgatttaactaaattttcatttaacggTTCTTAACTATTGTGTattcatttcttttatttgaatctTCGG is part of the Arachis duranensis cultivar V14167 chromosome 1, aradu.V14167.gnm2.J7QH, whole genome shotgun sequence genome and encodes:
- the LOC107479422 gene encoding probable calcium-binding protein CML32: MLYSHCEFFCYTPPSEPPSRCYHLCSESLLQQVASVVAEVSEAEVAVVVVFGTRKKILDLSFLHFQSDSSLEKSCSPPKNSSSNSSFQPKEEEIKWVFDKFDANKDGKISFEEFKAAIITVGWNLGDAEALNSFKAIDTDEDSFIGFDEFMGMFKGEDNDDEKVKQMEMKSAFQVFDLNGDGKISAEELSQVLKRLGENCNVSDCKKMVMGVDGNGDGFIDLNEFMTMMMSGNKLP
- the LOC107479414 gene encoding B3 domain-containing protein Os01g0234100-like, which translates into the protein MVDRMVKKEVEQHDEQTVTLGFYGDEQAQRRFSINMMVTNGEAQKFASSMKATTAEATSSRGEAKSSAVIRAEEIRSSLQGEYPSFVKSLVRSHVASCFWMGLPVAFCKKHLADKDTTMTLEDEYGKEYKMKYIACKTGLSAGWRQFSAVHKLQEGDVLVFQLVEPAKFKIYIVRADNLREVDGALSLMNLDSYARQKQREKENPENDALDASITKKKPGKSVAIDVQKKKASKPGHKSVQPAQSENDSEEAVSEVFEGFRTLDFKDVKGFENFSIIVDGVVLDAEFSTEVRNKYYKLCYSQRAFLHENLTRGLNYKLVVGIITETVNIADAIKVSVLATPRFDFSNWDKTLLAFEHMGMNVEFLRVKLRRLVSIAYETDDALETRRYFQYKNQHSRADEEIKNMESKLEDLKGACKDFSAYIKSLKQKAETHQNKFQKEVAAPW